The following coding sequences lie in one Synechococcus sp. PCC 7336 genomic window:
- the folD gene encoding bifunctional methylenetetrahydrofolate dehydrogenase/methenyltetrahydrofolate cyclohydrolase FolD, whose amino-acid sequence MTSVYPPENSARVAGGAKILDGKGLARRLQQQLQQTVDKLAPQVGRPPGLAVLMAGDNPASAAYVRNKELACERVGIASFGEHFPATVSQRELQETIERLNRDDRVDGILVQLPLPNGLDDRELLLAIDPDKDADGLHPINLGRLMRGEPGLRSCTPAGVMEILKDANVDPSGKHAVVVGRSLLVGKPISLMLLGANATVTMAHSRTPDLGAVTCTADILVVAVGKPALVDGSMVKPGAVAIDVGINRLAAAGDRGRLVGDLEFDSVRAIASAITPVPGGVGPMTVTMLLENTVRSYCQRCGIETRA is encoded by the coding sequence ATGACATCCGTTTACCCACCTGAAAATTCTGCTCGCGTGGCAGGTGGAGCCAAAATCTTAGATGGCAAAGGGCTGGCCCGCCGCCTGCAGCAACAGCTCCAACAGACTGTCGATAAACTCGCCCCCCAAGTGGGGCGTCCCCCAGGATTAGCCGTGCTGATGGCGGGGGACAATCCCGCTAGTGCCGCCTACGTCCGCAATAAAGAACTGGCCTGCGAGCGGGTCGGGATCGCATCCTTTGGCGAGCACTTCCCCGCCACGGTGTCCCAAAGGGAGTTACAGGAGACCATCGAGCGACTCAATCGCGACGATCGCGTCGATGGCATTTTGGTGCAATTGCCTCTACCTAACGGCCTCGACGATCGCGAACTACTGCTGGCGATCGATCCCGACAAAGATGCCGACGGCCTGCACCCAATCAATCTGGGCCGATTGATGAGAGGGGAACCGGGGCTGCGCAGTTGCACCCCTGCCGGAGTGATGGAGATCTTGAAAGACGCCAATGTGGACCCGAGCGGGAAACACGCAGTGGTGGTCGGTCGCAGCCTGTTGGTGGGCAAACCCATTAGTCTGATGCTGCTGGGTGCCAACGCCACCGTCACGATGGCCCACTCCCGCACCCCCGATCTGGGTGCTGTCACCTGCACCGCCGACATTCTCGTGGTGGCGGTCGGCAAGCCCGCTCTCGTCGATGGCTCGATGGTGAAACCTGGTGCGGTGGCGATCGATGTGGGCATTAACCGCCTTGCTGCTGCAGGGGATCGAGGTCGGTTGGTGGGGGATTTGGAATTTGATAGCGTGAGGGCGATCGCCAGTGCCATCACCCCCGTCCCCGGTGGTGTCGGCCCCATGACCGTCACAATGTTGCTCGAAAACACCGTGCGCAGCTACTGCCAGCGGTGCGGCATCGAGACGCGTGCCTAG
- the rdgB gene encoding RdgB/HAM1 family non-canonical purine NTP pyrophosphatase, with the protein MSIPLIVATGNPGKLREFEQFFQQLGCHPWQLQLKPAELDVDETGQTFADNALLKARGVATALGEWAIADDSGLAVDALNGAPGVHSARYAPTTAERNSKLLQALEGSGDRAACFICEIVLCRPDGSVAATATGRCRGEIAPDLQGSGGFGYDPLFYVPEAGMTFAQMSPEQKQRLGHRGKALQQLRSRLQDLDFATLQQ; encoded by the coding sequence TTGAGCATTCCCCTGATTGTTGCCACTGGCAATCCCGGCAAACTGCGCGAATTCGAGCAATTTTTTCAGCAATTGGGCTGCCATCCTTGGCAATTGCAACTCAAACCCGCCGAACTTGACGTAGATGAAACCGGCCAGACCTTTGCCGACAATGCTCTGCTCAAGGCGCGGGGGGTGGCCACTGCCCTGGGCGAATGGGCGATCGCCGACGATTCCGGTCTAGCCGTCGATGCCCTCAATGGCGCACCGGGGGTTCACTCGGCCCGCTATGCCCCCACCACGGCAGAGCGCAACTCGAAGCTGCTGCAAGCATTGGAGGGAAGCGGCGATCGCGCCGCATGCTTTATTTGCGAAATAGTACTCTGCCGCCCGGATGGTAGCGTCGCTGCTACCGCTACCGGACGCTGTCGCGGCGAAATTGCGCCTGACCTGCAAGGCAGCGGCGGATTTGGATACGATCCGCTATTCTACGTACCGGAAGCTGGAATGACGTTTGCCCAGATGTCTCCCGAGCAAAAGCAGCGGCTGGGCCATCGCGGCAAAGCCTTGCAGCAATTGCGATCGCGCTTGCAGGATCTCGATTTCGCCACACTGCAGCAGTAG
- a CDS encoding DUF4351 domain-containing protein: protein MSSTRQDFDNPWKEILEAHFAECLAFFFPEIHAEIDWSRGYEFLNTELRQIARDAEVGKRWADKLVKVWRNDGREAWVIIHVEVQGQPETIFTARMFTYNYRLRDKFNVPIVSVAILSDEQPSWRPNQFEADLWGCEVSFRFPMVKLLDYGQRWEELEASENPFATVVMAHLKAQATRGQPAERKDWKWSLTRRLYERGYERQAIVNLYRFIDWVMQLPEELELEFRTELEQWEREGHMTYLSTMERMALQEGLERGREEGREEGREEGREEGREEGREEGLEQGERSLILRLLARRFGEVSAQRQARIEALALPQLEALGEVLLDFQSGADLDGWLDECDA, encoded by the coding sequence ATGAGTTCAACCCGCCAAGATTTCGATAATCCCTGGAAAGAGATTTTAGAGGCCCATTTTGCCGAGTGCTTGGCCTTTTTCTTTCCCGAGATCCACGCCGAGATTGATTGGAGCAGAGGCTATGAATTTCTGAATACCGAACTCCGACAGATTGCCCGCGACGCAGAAGTGGGCAAGCGCTGGGCAGACAAGCTCGTCAAAGTGTGGCGCAACGATGGCCGCGAAGCCTGGGTCATCATTCACGTTGAAGTGCAAGGTCAGCCCGAGACAATTTTTACTGCACGCATGTTTACCTACAACTACCGCTTGCGGGACAAATTCAATGTCCCCATCGTCAGCGTGGCCATCTTGAGTGACGAGCAACCCAGTTGGCGACCCAATCAATTTGAGGCCGATTTGTGGGGCTGCGAGGTAAGCTTTCGGTTTCCAATGGTGAAGCTGTTAGACTACGGGCAACGCTGGGAGGAGCTGGAAGCCAGTGAGAATCCCTTTGCCACAGTCGTGATGGCCCATTTGAAAGCCCAGGCGACGCGAGGCCAGCCAGCCGAGCGCAAGGATTGGAAATGGAGTCTGACGCGGCGGCTATACGAGCGCGGTTACGAGCGTCAAGCGATCGTGAATCTGTATCGATTTATTGATTGGGTGATGCAGTTGCCTGAGGAATTGGAGCTAGAATTTCGGACAGAGTTGGAGCAATGGGAGCGGGAGGGTCACATGACTTACCTCAGCACGATGGAGCGTATGGCACTTCAGGAAGGGCTCGAACGGGGACGTGAAGAAGGACGTGAAGAAGGACGTGAAGAAGGACGTGAAGAAGGACGTGAAGAAGGACGTGAAGAAGGACTCGAACAGGGAGAACGATCGCTGATCCTGCGTCTGCTCGCGCGACGCTTTGGTGAGGTTTCTGCGCAGCGCCAAGCTCGCATAGAAGCGCTGGCACTGCCTCAATTGGAAGCACTGGGTGAAGTGCTGTTGGATTTTCAGAGTGGGGCAGATCTGGATGGTTGGTTGGATGAATGCGATGCGTGA
- a CDS encoding RNA methyltransferase, which produces MAESDSAPPSVSVGDRLSEIRIVLVEPAGPLNLGAIARVMKNMGLTQLVLVSPHCRTDDPEALRMAVHAADVLEAARQVHSLPEALVDCRAVAGTVGRNQPMEFELFSPRAGLPLLLRPDRCPAALVFGPEDRGLNNRELAQCQQQLCIPTSELYASLNLAQAVGICAYELRQLALQIGASPPSLQRDRPLAPTQVLDGFYAHLEQLLLQIGFLYPHTVPRKLRKFRRLFDRAGLSLEDVALLRGVLRQLAWADRQRAGSKQSSQGEDTTMNGEG; this is translated from the coding sequence ATGGCTGAGTCAGACTCTGCCCCCCCATCGGTATCGGTTGGCGATCGCCTGTCCGAGATCCGCATCGTCTTGGTGGAACCTGCCGGACCGCTGAATCTGGGGGCGATCGCGCGGGTGATGAAGAATATGGGATTGACCCAACTGGTCTTGGTCTCTCCCCACTGCCGTACCGACGATCCCGAAGCCTTGCGAATGGCAGTTCATGCTGCCGATGTTCTGGAAGCTGCCCGACAGGTCCATTCGCTGCCAGAAGCCCTAGTTGATTGCCGCGCGGTGGCCGGTACGGTGGGTCGCAATCAACCGATGGAATTCGAGCTGTTCTCCCCTCGGGCTGGCTTGCCGCTCCTCCTGAGACCGGATCGCTGCCCCGCTGCCCTCGTGTTTGGCCCCGAAGATCGCGGCCTCAACAACCGAGAGTTAGCCCAGTGCCAACAGCAATTGTGTATCCCCACCAGCGAGCTCTATGCATCCCTCAATCTCGCTCAAGCCGTCGGCATTTGTGCCTACGAACTGCGGCAACTGGCCCTACAGATAGGGGCGAGCCCGCCTTCTCTCCAGCGCGATCGCCCTCTAGCCCCCACTCAAGTGCTGGATGGTTTTTACGCCCACTTAGAACAGTTATTGCTTCAAATTGGCTTTCTCTATCCCCACACCGTACCCCGCAAGCTGCGCAAGTTTCGCCGCCTGTTCGATCGCGCCGGACTGAGTCTCGAAGATGTGGCCTTACTGCGAGGGGTGTTGCGACAGCTAGCCTGGGCCGATCGACAGCGAGCGGGGTCGAAACAGTCCAGCCAGGGCGAGGACACTACAATGAACGGTGAGGGGTAA
- a CDS encoding serine hydrolase — MNDNRSWRSRRSRARRQQAGIAQTMDRPDRQARLESRSPRSYPPPTAIGRRHIPRSRSTSPPSVRGSNRQQPLPLQPPAPRTHQNKRRPPRARRATPPSWQAIASRGLAFSLAIGLSCGLVARRWGNDIASFPEVTTSEMAIATIAPPRFAAPFPPPLQRGQHLSELQARIEGLALNPQLRLGMVVVDVEGRNYANVRGSERFAAASTIKLPILVALLEAVDRGEVRLGELLTLEPSAIVGEAGSLQTQPPGSQHSVLDTATWMIEVSDNTATNLIVNRLGGRDVLNRRFRQWGLQQTQLSNPLPDLEGTNTTSPDDLIRLLEEIERGHLLSMRSRDRLLSIMQRTQNADLLPRGLGPGAIIAHKTGTLRSLLGDVGLVDLPNGRRYAIAVLVARSHSDPEASELIRQVSREVYNYWAARP, encoded by the coding sequence ATGAATGACAATCGCTCGTGGCGATCTCGACGCAGCCGCGCTCGCAGACAGCAAGCCGGTATTGCCCAAACGATGGATCGACCCGATCGCCAAGCTCGACTCGAATCGCGCTCCCCCCGTTCTTATCCCCCACCCACGGCGATCGGACGCAGGCACATCCCCCGATCGCGCTCAACTTCTCCACCCTCCGTCCGGGGCTCAAATCGCCAGCAGCCCCTCCCTTTGCAGCCCCCCGCTCCAAGAACCCATCAAAACAAGCGACGTCCTCCTCGCGCTCGCCGCGCCACCCCACCCTCCTGGCAGGCGATCGCCTCGCGGGGCTTGGCCTTCAGTTTGGCGATCGGGCTTTCCTGCGGACTTGTGGCTCGTCGCTGGGGAAACGACATCGCCAGTTTTCCCGAAGTCACCACCTCAGAGATGGCCATTGCCACGATTGCACCACCCCGCTTCGCGGCCCCTTTCCCCCCTCCCCTGCAACGGGGACAGCATTTAAGCGAGTTGCAAGCTCGCATCGAAGGGCTTGCCCTCAACCCTCAATTGCGCCTGGGGATGGTCGTGGTGGATGTGGAGGGACGCAATTATGCTAACGTGCGCGGCAGCGAACGCTTTGCCGCCGCCAGCACGATTAAATTACCCATTCTGGTGGCGCTGCTAGAAGCGGTCGATCGGGGGGAAGTGCGCCTTGGCGAACTGCTGACCTTAGAGCCCAGTGCCATTGTGGGAGAAGCGGGCAGCTTGCAAACCCAACCCCCCGGCTCGCAACATTCCGTGCTGGATACGGCCACCTGGATGATTGAGGTGAGCGATAACACCGCCACGAATCTCATTGTCAATCGCTTGGGCGGTCGCGACGTCCTCAACCGGCGCTTTCGACAATGGGGCTTGCAGCAGACGCAACTCTCCAATCCTTTGCCCGACCTAGAAGGCACCAACACCACCAGTCCTGACGATCTGATTCGCCTGCTAGAAGAGATCGAGCGAGGCCACCTCCTGTCGATGCGCAGTCGCGATCGCCTGTTGAGCATCATGCAGCGCACCCAGAATGCCGACTTACTGCCTCGAGGTCTCGGTCCCGGTGCCATCATTGCCCATAAAACCGGCACTCTCCGCTCCCTACTCGGGGATGTGGGCTTAGTGGATTTGCCCAACGGACGGCGCTATGCGATCGCGGTGCTCGTCGCCCGATCGCATAGCGATCCAGAGGCGAGCGAGCTGATTCGGCAGGTTTCCCGCGAGGTCTACAATTACTGGGCAGCTCGGCCCTAG
- a CDS encoding helicase C-terminal domain-containing protein, with product MIEVEVHQHLRRLLRQRRSPTGSVPPDWPHQLTMARLVARGLRLQRHALIQVPTGDAYRLSYLLPALMWPGATLICAPTKVQAQLIYDGVPQLQSALDLRKPVLQGDRFPAGFEGVLLVEPQVWLHDRLWPVEGSDACFPRHIPVIVDRAESLEDWAQQALTVTLAADDWHHLEIALPHWSERLRAIRMELLARLCRRPPVQFLLHGDERVLLAEAIELAGTLEPVLPLPWARLQQQWQQPDWVLWAEKLPSFGQFLIHLSPVRVGPILARQLWPTQSVVTIGEALDLDKTAFAYRQRLGLPELTALKFLPDRRDRPLYLYTPTPFPAPNNPQFRDRLLSTLAQLVARTNRGPVVVLVSDRPLHGQVGTALAAEFGSRVKVNAPYHPERGVLVCDWDYWLANSDRGAAPVLMAIATLPFPTMEHPLVAGRVNYLKQLRQDWFRNYLLPMAASYLQRAVGVMRGLEGVVAILDIRAISRSYGKQLLESLAPTLSVSERDLAEHLELSRPQTAPASNSSASVETTD from the coding sequence GTGATTGAAGTCGAAGTCCACCAACATTTGCGCCGATTGTTGCGCCAGCGGCGATCGCCGACGGGTTCCGTCCCGCCGGATTGGCCCCATCAATTGACGATGGCTCGATTGGTGGCAAGAGGATTGCGGCTGCAGCGGCATGCGCTGATTCAGGTGCCGACTGGGGATGCCTATCGCCTGAGCTATCTATTACCGGCTTTGATGTGGCCCGGTGCTACCCTCATCTGTGCGCCGACAAAGGTGCAGGCACAGTTGATCTACGATGGGGTGCCGCAGCTACAGTCGGCTTTAGACTTACGCAAGCCAGTCTTGCAGGGGGACCGGTTCCCAGCGGGGTTTGAAGGGGTTTTGCTCGTAGAACCGCAGGTGTGGTTGCACGATCGCCTCTGGCCGGTAGAAGGCTCCGACGCTTGCTTTCCCCGCCACATTCCAGTCATTGTCGATCGCGCTGAAAGCTTAGAGGATTGGGCGCAGCAAGCCCTGACGGTGACACTGGCAGCAGACGATTGGCACCATTTGGAGATTGCCCTACCCCACTGGTCGGAGCGGTTGCGAGCGATTCGCATGGAACTACTCGCTCGGCTATGCCGCCGTCCCCCCGTTCAGTTTTTGCTGCATGGGGACGAACGGGTGCTGTTGGCTGAAGCGATCGAGTTAGCGGGAACGCTAGAGCCTGTCTTGCCGCTCCCCTGGGCTCGCCTGCAGCAGCAGTGGCAGCAGCCAGATTGGGTGCTGTGGGCAGAGAAACTGCCCAGTTTCGGCCAGTTTCTGATTCATCTCAGTCCGGTGCGGGTGGGGCCGATTTTGGCTCGGCAGTTGTGGCCGACGCAGTCGGTGGTAACGATTGGCGAGGCTTTGGATTTAGACAAAACTGCTTTTGCCTATCGCCAACGGCTGGGGTTGCCCGAGTTGACGGCCCTGAAGTTTTTGCCCGATCGCCGCGATCGCCCTCTATATCTCTACACTCCCACGCCGTTCCCGGCCCCCAACAATCCACAATTTCGCGATCGCCTTTTGAGTACCCTCGCACAACTGGTGGCCCGCACCAACCGAGGCCCTGTGGTGGTGCTGGTGTCCGATCGCCCCTTACACGGTCAAGTGGGTACAGCCCTCGCGGCAGAGTTTGGCTCGCGGGTGAAGGTCAATGCCCCCTACCATCCCGAGCGGGGGGTATTGGTGTGCGATTGGGACTATTGGCTGGCAAACTCGGATCGAGGGGCGGCCCCCGTCCTGATGGCGATCGCCACACTGCCGTTTCCCACGATGGAACATCCTTTGGTGGCGGGGCGGGTGAATTACCTCAAACAGTTGCGCCAAGACTGGTTCCGCAACTATTTACTGCCGATGGCAGCGTCCTACCTGCAGCGGGCGGTGGGGGTCATGCGGGGTCTAGAGGGGGTGGTGGCCATTTTAGATATTCGGGCGATCTCCCGCAGCTACGGCAAACAGCTTTTGGAAAGCCTGGCTCCTACGCTGTCAGTCTCGGAACGGGATTTAGCCGAGCACTTAGAATTATCCCGCCCGCAAACAGCGCCAGCCTCCAATTCTAGTGCCAGTGTTGAAACAACCGACTAG
- a CDS encoding response regulator transcription factor codes for MEIQKKLLLVDDDPNLILLVKDYLEFRGYDVKTAGNGYEALEAMEDFQPDLIICDVMMPEMDGYSFVERIRENSDTSWIPVMFLSAKGQSSDRVRGLTTGADVYMVKPFEPEELVAQVESSLKHTERLLQMQGGMLQPTLTLDREVELTPTETRVIQLVAKGMSNREIAATLSVSQRTVESHVSNMLSKTGLHNRTELARWAMEGSIGKR; via the coding sequence GTGGAAATCCAGAAAAAGCTGTTGCTTGTTGATGACGATCCCAACTTAATTTTGTTGGTTAAAGATTATTTGGAATTTCGTGGCTATGACGTGAAAACCGCTGGTAACGGTTATGAAGCACTCGAAGCTATGGAAGATTTTCAACCGGATTTGATTATCTGTGATGTGATGATGCCGGAGATGGATGGCTACAGCTTTGTCGAGCGCATCCGTGAAAATTCCGATACTAGTTGGATTCCGGTCATGTTTCTGTCGGCCAAAGGGCAAAGCTCGGATCGCGTGCGCGGCTTGACCACTGGAGCTGATGTCTACATGGTCAAACCCTTCGAACCCGAAGAGCTCGTGGCTCAGGTGGAATCTTCCCTCAAGCACACCGAGCGATTGTTGCAGATGCAAGGGGGCATGTTGCAACCCACCCTCACCCTCGATCGCGAAGTCGAGTTAACCCCGACCGAAACTCGAGTCATTCAGCTCGTTGCGAAAGGCATGTCCAACCGCGAAATTGCCGCCACCCTCAGCGTCAGCCAGCGAACTGTGGAAAGCCACGTCAGCAATATGCTGAGCAAGACGGGACTCCACAACCGTACCGAACTGGCTCGCTGGGCGATGGAAGGCAGCATTGGCAAGCGCTAG
- the rpaB gene encoding response regulator transcription factor RpaB codes for MEIQRKERILVVDDEASIRRILETRLSMIGYDVVTASDGEEALDVFHTQDPDLVVLDVMMPKLDGYGVCQELRKESDIPIIMLTALGDVADRITGLELGADDYVVKPFSPKELEARIRSVLRRVEKSNSAGIPSSGVIHVNALRIDTNKRQVYKGDERIRLTGMEFSLLELLVGRSGEPFSRSEILQEVWGYTPERHVDTRVVDVHISRLRAKLEDDPSNPELILTARGTGYLFQRIVKDDEE; via the coding sequence TTGGAAATTCAAAGAAAAGAACGAATCTTGGTGGTGGATGACGAAGCTAGCATTCGCCGTATCTTAGAAACTCGTCTGTCGATGATTGGTTACGATGTCGTGACGGCCTCGGATGGAGAAGAGGCGTTAGATGTGTTTCACACGCAAGACCCCGATCTGGTGGTCCTGGATGTGATGATGCCCAAGCTGGATGGCTACGGCGTTTGTCAGGAACTGCGCAAGGAGTCGGACATTCCCATCATTATGCTGACGGCTTTGGGAGATGTGGCCGATCGCATTACTGGTTTGGAGTTGGGGGCTGATGACTATGTCGTCAAGCCGTTTTCTCCCAAGGAATTAGAAGCTCGCATTCGGTCGGTGTTGCGCCGCGTGGAGAAATCCAACTCTGCAGGCATTCCCAGTTCTGGAGTCATTCACGTCAACGCGCTGCGCATCGATACCAACAAGCGGCAGGTCTATAAGGGGGACGAGCGCATTCGCCTGACGGGGATGGAGTTTAGCTTGTTAGAGCTGTTGGTGGGGCGATCGGGCGAGCCGTTTTCCCGTTCGGAAATTTTGCAGGAGGTCTGGGGCTATACCCCCGAGCGTCATGTAGATACTCGCGTAGTAGACGTTCACATTTCCCGCTTGCGAGCCAAATTAGAGGACGACCCCAGCAATCCCGAGTTGATCTTGACTGCCCGAGGAACCGGTTATCTGTTTCAGCGCATCGTTAAAGACGACGAAGAGTAA
- the ftsZ gene encoding cell division protein FtsZ, whose translation MHENTASSESDNPILGDVERVNGYAWNGSQSQVSVQLDEIVPGSAAKIKVVGVGGGGGNAVNRMVASSLNGVEFWTINTDAQALVQSQSMQRLQIGQKLTRGLGAGGNPAVGQKAAEESHDEIQAALEGADLVFIAAGMGGGTGTGAAPIVAQIAKETGALTVGVVTRPFTFEGRRRTKQSNEGIVALQTCVDTLIVIPNDKLLSVISEQTPVQEAFRVADDVLRQGVQGISDIITIPGLVNVDFADVRSVMADAGSALMGIGMGSGKSRAREAAMTAISSPLLESSIDGAKGVLLNVTGGEDLTLHEVTAASEIIAEAVDEEANIIFGAVIDEKMQGEIRITVIATGFHGLPANQFIAAVESRVAEQAVPPAGPAAREAEAPSEDRTLDIPEFLRKRRGR comes from the coding sequence ATGCATGAAAACACAGCCTCAAGTGAATCTGACAACCCAATTTTAGGCGATGTCGAGCGGGTTAACGGCTACGCTTGGAATGGTTCTCAATCGCAAGTGTCCGTCCAATTGGATGAAATCGTGCCTGGTAGTGCAGCAAAGATAAAAGTTGTCGGAGTTGGCGGTGGCGGTGGCAATGCCGTGAATCGCATGGTGGCGAGCTCGCTCAATGGCGTGGAGTTTTGGACGATCAATACTGACGCCCAGGCATTGGTTCAATCCCAATCGATGCAACGCTTGCAAATCGGCCAAAAGCTGACGCGCGGACTGGGGGCTGGGGGCAATCCTGCGGTGGGTCAAAAAGCAGCGGAAGAGTCCCACGACGAGATTCAAGCAGCTCTAGAAGGAGCCGATCTGGTTTTTATTGCCGCCGGTATGGGAGGGGGGACCGGCACGGGGGCAGCCCCGATCGTGGCCCAAATCGCTAAAGAAACGGGGGCTTTGACCGTGGGTGTGGTGACGCGCCCGTTTACGTTCGAAGGGCGTCGGCGCACCAAGCAATCTAACGAGGGGATTGTGGCGCTGCAAACTTGCGTCGATACGCTGATCGTGATCCCAAATGACAAATTGCTCTCGGTGATTTCAGAGCAGACCCCCGTTCAGGAAGCATTTCGGGTGGCAGACGACGTCTTGCGCCAAGGGGTACAAGGCATTTCCGATATCATTACAATTCCCGGCTTGGTCAATGTTGACTTTGCCGACGTCCGCAGCGTCATGGCCGATGCAGGCTCGGCGCTGATGGGAATTGGTATGGGTTCTGGCAAGTCGCGGGCGCGAGAGGCTGCCATGACGGCGATTTCTTCGCCATTGTTGGAATCTTCCATTGATGGTGCGAAGGGAGTGCTCCTGAATGTGACGGGGGGCGAAGATTTGACCTTACACGAGGTAACGGCGGCTTCCGAAATTATCGCTGAAGCAGTGGACGAAGAGGCCAACATCATCTTTGGCGCAGTCATTGACGAGAAGATGCAGGGGGAAATCCGCATCACGGTGATTGCAACGGGTTTTCACGGATTGCCTGCCAATCAATTTATCGCGGCGGTGGAGAGCAGGGTGGCAGAGCAGGCTGTTCCGCCAGCCGGTCCAGCGGCTCGCGAGGCCGAGGCTCCCAGTGAAGATCGCACGCTGGACATTCCCGAGTTCCTACGCAAGCGTCGCGGTCGCTAG
- the tsaB gene encoding tRNA (adenosine(37)-N6)-threonylcarbamoyltransferase complex dimerization subunit type 1 TsaB — MAHLILSLHTTTPTLGLALLSYPDRQPLRSQFWSLDRQMASQLHPCLTAFMADCPWPELLAVAVAAGPGSFTGCRMGVTVARTLGQALSIPVFGISTLAAIAAAVLSDGGEDRALAVQMDAKRGEWFGGIYEQVEGDLQVASGDRLYSPEDWAIACKGLTAVDAADWSERPPAMAVAAIAARHYDLGERPDWSQAVPQYRRTPPIHRG; from the coding sequence GTGGCGCATTTGATTCTGAGTCTGCATACGACAACGCCAACCTTGGGGTTGGCCTTGTTGAGCTATCCCGATCGCCAACCCCTGCGATCGCAATTTTGGTCGCTCGACCGGCAGATGGCCAGCCAACTGCACCCCTGTTTGACCGCCTTTATGGCTGACTGCCCTTGGCCGGAATTGCTGGCGGTGGCAGTGGCAGCAGGGCCAGGTAGTTTCACCGGTTGCCGGATGGGGGTGACGGTGGCGCGCACGTTGGGGCAAGCGCTATCAATTCCCGTATTTGGCATCTCGACGTTGGCGGCGATCGCGGCGGCAGTGCTATCCGATGGCGGGGAGGACCGAGCGCTGGCGGTACAAATGGACGCCAAGCGGGGAGAATGGTTTGGCGGAATTTACGAGCAGGTCGAGGGCGACCTGCAGGTTGCGAGTGGCGATCGGCTGTATTCTCCAGAAGACTGGGCGATCGCCTGCAAGGGATTGACAGCGGTCGATGCGGCAGATTGGAGCGAGCGACCGCCTGCGATGGCAGTAGCGGCGATCGCCGCGCGGCACTACGATCTGGGAGAGCGCCCCGATTGGAGTCAGGCGGTACCTCAGTACAGACGAACTCCCCCAATCCATCGGGGGTAA
- a CDS encoding photosystem II reaction center protein K, with protein MHLMMLMASLPEGYELFDPLIDVLPVIPVLFFLLAFVWQAAAGFK; from the coding sequence ATGCACTTAATGATGCTAATGGCTTCCTTGCCTGAAGGTTACGAATTGTTCGATCCCCTGATCGACGTTCTGCCTGTCATTCCTGTTTTGTTTTTCCTGCTGGCATTTGTTTGGCAAGCCGCCGCTGGGTTCAAGTAA